A region of the Lycium barbarum isolate Lr01 chromosome 1, ASM1917538v2, whole genome shotgun sequence genome:
aaaagggaaaagggGTCAAAATTACctctctactttgggaaaaggacTAAAAATATCATCCGTtataaatttgggtcaaaaatacgcCTCccatcattaaagttttcaaatatacctctGTCTTAACGGAGATCCCCAAATTTCCCAAAATAACCCGGTTTCATTTTTTAAACCTGCTCCATTTAAATCCGACCTAACTAAAAAAAAACTCATACGATCACAGAGCTGACGATTTGATTTTTCGTTTTGATTGGCTTGGCATGAATCAAGAAACGGAAACCACAATTTAAATATCTCGAATTATTCATTGATTTGATACACGAAGTTGTAGTTATAGCTTATTTTCTAGTATGAATTTAGCGATCCAAGTATATTCTAGAcaggttttaaaaataaaatcagaTTATTTTGGGGTATTTGAAAATTTCTGCTAAGACAGGATATATTTGAAAACATTAATGACAGGAGAGGTATTTTTGATCCGAATTCGTAATGGAGAATATTTTTAGTCCTTTTCTCAAAGTAGAgggacatttttgacccttttccctttttcaaaaCATTTCAGTTTCATTTTGcattcggaaaagggccaaaattactcctgaactttggaaaatagttcatccatatcCTTCGTTATATTTTagagtcaattatacccttaccgttatactatgaggTGAATTATACTCTTATGTCATATGGCttccacgtggcatcatcccagaccttcaaaattattttcccctcaaataattttttatccactaaaataacccaactcGACCCgattgttttttaatttttagccAAACTAATACAGACCCAATATTTGATGTCCTGGGCTAGTAGGTGTTGTCTTAGGATATCTTTTTTCAAGTAATTCTGGGGAGACCTACTCCTAGCAGATTATGGAGGGACGTAGATTGATGGAACTCTTGTCCTTTTTACCATGGTCGACATAGGGGAACAAGAAAATAATGAAAAGCAAACGAGGAATTTTAAATAGATGACATCTTCATCAGAATGAGTGTGATTAGCTTCTGCAGGGTTCTTCGAGGTTGTGCCGTCTTTCTTTTAGAGATCATTTTTTAACTTTGGACTAGGTTTTGAGAGTCTAGACAATTGAAGTAGTTCGATGGAATGTTAATTTGCACGTTGATTTTTGTTCTTTCTAATTGCATCCTTAAGGAGTTATATCTTTGCATTGAGAGAGTCTgtgggagtttttttttttttggggggggggggggggggtgggtggGTAATGGTTTTTAGGGTAAATGGGTTGGGTCTGTAATAGTTTGGTTGAATAAAATAAATTCGGGTcggggttgagttattttagtgggtaaaaaattatttgaggagaAAATCATTTTGATGgtttgggatgatgccacgtggcagccatTTGACAtaaagggtataattgacccgatagtataacggtaaaggtataattgaccctaaagtataacgaagggtatgaataaacaatttctcaaagttcagggataattttggcccttttcctttTTGCATTTTGGTGTATGTATAAAGTAGCGCCCAAACTCCATTTTGAAAATTTGCCTAttcgcctctctctctctctctctaagctctctttaTTCTCTCTCTAGCAGATCCTACTTCTCATCTTCAAGAATCCCTCAACAACCCATACGAATCTCAAGGTATATCTTAGCCGCAAAAATGGAAGGACACCCGAAAATGCAATTTTCTGTCCACGATTCTTTCTACTTTTTTTGATTTTATGGGTCATCGAAACTAAcagttttatatattttttttttgaagattcTGCAACAATGCCGGACACAAGAGATAGACTATCTAGGGCGGAGGACCTAATAGGCATGTATAGTCGTCGTCGATGGAGGACAGTTGAAGGAGGTGGCATTGCGATTTTTGAGGATGAACAAGAGGACAGGGCTACGATGAATTTTAGTGCTGGTGATTGGAATGGTGCCAGAAGAAGGGTCGGTATTGGGATGCTGAGAAATGGGAACTCGGCTAGGGTGATTGGTCGAGAGAACATTTCGCATGGGACGAGGAGGGCATATTGTCCTTCCTTCTTGGTATCCAAGAACTCCTCTTCGGGATATCACTTCCATTCTGAGGGTAATTACCTTTCTTGACTTCTCAGGCATATATTTTGCTCAATTTGTTATACAAATCTGATATGTATTGCCTTTTTTATTGATGTGAATTTTTGTTATGTTTGTGTATTGAAGTACATTGAGATTGGTTAATGAAGTTTGAATGTGCTAGGGTAAGGTTGTAGAAAGAGTATCCATAAGTGAATTTGACATTTAGTTCATTCTTTTGCTTTATATCGAGCTATTTGGCAACTTTGGGTACAATGGATTGTCTTGATCTGCCTTCTTGATAGAACTCATGTGCTTGTTACACTTCAGTTATTGATTGATCGAACTCAACTAGTCAGAAATGCATCTTAACAAGACAAGTACTAACCAATCTTGGAAGCTGATTAATGCTTTCAACTTCCAAGTAGAGTTTTCCTAGATTGACTTTTGCAATGAGAAGACAAATAGAAAGAGGTTCTTTGCATCTCTAGCGAAAACTTTGTTTGTGCTTTGTGGCTTCATACTGGAATGCTAATTGAGCCTTAATCTAGGTATTGGACCAAAATCTATTTTTACTGCACTTATTAGGTGCTCAACTTGCATATAATTGGATATGAAAGTTCTCCTCTAATCTGGATGAATCTGATTGTTATATGATTCTTCTCTATATAGGCTATCGAAAGAAGAAGAGCTCGCTTGGGAGAGAGCGAAGGCCAACAACTTGAGAGTCCTATACCACAGGACCGGACTGTTCTTGATCCTTCTGACTCTACATCAGGTTCTCAACTTGAGCACGATAATTTGTTTATGACTCCACATCCAACATTGAGAAGCAGGCATTATCCCAAATTTGTAGGTAAAGTACCAAAGATATTGCTCGATATCACTTATCAGAACAACTCGGGAGACTCCGATGGCCTCACACCAGAGAGAAAGCTGCTGCACTCAATTGACAAAGTTGAGAAAGCAGTGATGGAAGAACTGCATAAGTTGATGAGGACTCCCATTGCTAAGAAACAAGAAAGGGAAAAAAGAGTTGGGACTTTGATGTCCATGCGCTGATTCACCATTTGATATCTAGCTAGCTCAATCAAGGTTGAGGCACCAAAGGCTTCTAAATTTTGGAGGAAAGAGCAGCCGACCAGTGTGGTGTATAGTTGATCATCTTCTGATGATCAAGCTGTCAATTGAATTAGGATACATTTCAGTCCTTATAGCATATTATCCTTTTCTAGAATAATGCTGAAGTTTCGGTTGCCTGTTACAACATTGAAGGTTACACGGTTGTTTGAACATGTACATAGTAGCTGAATTTGCTCTATAGTTTAACATTGTTACCTTTTATGATAAGGAGCAGTATTTCTTTCTGATGTAcattgaattttctaaaattaCAGAACAATGAATAACAAAGTAGAGCATATTGGGTTAGTGATCCACAACTTAGTCTATCTTGATCCAAGTAAGTTTTTTATAGATTAGATCATGACCCATTTATTGACTTTAAATGTTATGACACGGTCAAATTTGATCCAACTTGCCCAATCAACACCTTTCTGAAACCATAGGATAATTTTGCCTCCCTACTCCTTTGATGGATTATTGGTATATCCATGCAAAAATAAATTAATACATTGGTGCCATCTTCTTTGGGTGGACCTTTTTTTCTTTCGTTCTTTTGAATGACTCAATATCGGTGTTAAAATAAAAGAAACTTCGCTAGTAACCATCTGCACAACGTGAAAAGGCTGCAAGTTCTAATGCCCGATTGTCACAGCAAAGATGGTTTCAAAACTGCAACCAAAAACATAAGATAGGGAAAGCTAATATTCAGATTGAGATCACTGATGGGATCTACAGAAACTTTCCATTTGGAGAAATATTAAGATTGATGCAGGAGGAGGGAGAGGAAAACATCAGGTGCAATATAATAAGCATATTTTTGTATCACACGAGGATGGCGTTCATGCATGCAATTTATGGAGAGAAAAAAACTTAAGCAATTCTTCCTTTGGTCAAGTAAAATACTGGCATCCTGTTTCGTACCAAGGGTCTAAGTTCTTTTTGCAGACAGATAGGGAAGAAGAATAGCCACTATGACGAAAAATACAACAGCCTGCACAAGTTATTCAGGATATTAGAAATTTTCAATTGCAGAAAGATGAGTTGGTATCAAAGTGTGAAAAATTATCAGCACAAAAACTCACCAAAGTTGGTATGTAGTTAGGCTTGTTCCTGATAAGATAAAACTTCCTAGTGGTTAGATAGAGGCACCAGCTGACAAAATTCCTaggaaaaagtaaaataaaaaagaaataaatgcaACTAGCTAGAGAATATAATGAACCTTTTATACAAGGTTCCAGAGTCACTGCAAGTTCTCATAATTGCTTCAATCCGCTTCAAAGTATTTGTTGCATTTGGATCGTTATTATCAACCTGAAAAAAACAACTCACACCTCAGAAGTTCTAGCGGTATGTGTTTCATTAGAAATAagaacaagatttaattcactCACTAAGGATCAAAAGTGAATGTCTTAAACAGTTTGATGGTAATTGAAAGGAATCAATAGATTAAGTCGAATTTTCAACCAAACATGACTGATTTTAAGACAGGAAATAATTGCAGAGAGCTATTGCAGTGACAACGATAGAGAATAGTGGCAACGACCAATTCAACACAGTGATTGACGTCTAACTGGGAAAATATTCCATGCAACATGAGGTCTGTTTTCACATTAGTGATAAACAAACATGAAAATAAACACTTACAGAAAGATGTACACAATGAGAAACAAATATAATACACAAAACTTGTAGAATGGAAAGCTCAAGTATTTCTAAAAATGGTTATTAACTTCTAGAATGATCAGGTTACAGCTAGGAATCAATCTAGTACAGAGGATAAATATAAGCACCATACCTTGGATTTCAGAATACAAGAAAAATGTGAAAAAGCATCGTAGACATCGGCCATTGTCCTGGTCTGGTCAAAAACCTTAGCACTGAGTCCTACATAGAAGAAACCGCACGACTCGATGATGATGAAAGGATTCTGATGATAGGACATTTGTTATGTCGGTGAtgggaagaaaaagaagaagaatcaaTTGCAGAGCCAACAAACTAATAAAGCATGAGGAAACATAAAAACTAGGTAGCACACAAATATTACTAGGTAAAGAGCTGTTTAATCATGCATAAATCTAGACAGACATAAATGCAAGTATGATCAAGCAGATACTTTTAGAAAGCTTGAAAGAGTAAGTGATGAAAGATATGAAAGATTCCAAGCAAGGTCAATGTTTTTGTGTTAATTATCAAGCAAACTGAATTTATTAGAAGCATCGCACTAGAAAGAAAAATGTACCATTAGATGACGTTCGTGACAAGACTCGTTGGTTAGAGGCCTTCTATTAGAAACAGGTGTTCAGTTTCTAAAGTATAATCTGGGATGTTAAAGGGTATGTATAGCTCTCATACATTTGTAAGATTAGGAAATATCTTATTCTATTTTACACGATGGCCTAACACGTCAGAAAATTGACCAAATTTTCTAGCGGCTAGATCAGTCATCACAAAAGAACACATGAAAAATTTAAcgctaaagaaaaaaaaaattggcgtGAGAAACTAGCAAGGTTCATGTTGAGGAATCATATACATCTTACCTCGTCTCATTTTTACAACACCTCTGAAGACTTTGATATTCTCGTAGCACATTGCCAATGTCCCAATAGCCATGACCTGTTAAGGATAAGAAACTAACACTAACTAAAGCATGTTTTAAGACAAATAGAAGTATTTGAGTACTGCTGGAAGGTAAGAAGTTACATAATACAGCAACAATTGAGAAAAGCTGTCCATAGATTATCATGTCTCCACCAGCCACATCAAGAAGCATAGAACTTGAAAAGATGGTAAAAATATCATTCTTTACCAGAACTCTAACCCATTCTCCATACACCAACTCTACACACTCCATCATGCGAATATTTTCTCCAAACACAAGATATTCTTTACGAGTTACCCAAGTTTGTGAGAAAAGAAACTAACAGAGAGAAGGAAAGAGAGCATAAATTTAAGCGGCACAAGGGAACATGCATCATAAAATAAGGAAAGACCTTCAAGTACCTGTGGAATAGCACAGGATCGAAATATAGCTGGATCACGTAAAGTGGATACGCAAACAAGACAATCTTCCACATGTGATAAAGCATTAGTGACCATGTCATTGAGACATTGTACTGCCTTGACCGAATTTTCTTCGAGCTTCAAGTCCTAAGAAGTAACACAAATTTTGTATGCTCAAATCAATAGGTCATGAACTGGCTACGGTTACGGTCAGATGGGCAAAATTAAGGGATGAGAAACTTTATGATGAGCTAACTAGCACAAGAAGAAAACAAACCTCAAGTTTGTAAACATATTTACTCCAAATTTGACGGGGCCAATACATACGACACTTGAGTTACCCAAGTTTGTGAGAAAAGAAACTAACAGAGAGCAGGAAAGAGAGCATAAATTTAAGCGGCACAAGGGAACATGCATCATAAAATAAGGAAAGACCTTCAAGTACCTGTGGAATAGCACAGGATCGAAATATAGCTGGATCACGTAAAGTGGATAGGCAAACAAGACAATCTTCCACATGTGATAAAGCATTAGTGACCATGTCATTGAGACATTGTACTGCCTTGACCGAATTTTCTTCGAGCTTCAAGTCCTGAGAAGTAACACAAATTTTGTATGCTCAAATCAATAGGTCATGAACTGGCTACGGTTATGGTCAGATGGGCAAAATTAAGGGATGAGAAACTCTATGATGAGCTAACTAGCACAAGAAGAAAACAAACCTCAAGTTTGTAAACATATTTACTCCAAATTTGACGGGGCCAATACATACGACACTTGGGTACTTCATTTATGTCCTCCAAATAATCTCTAATGATATTTGTTTTCTGAAATAAATAAATTGCTGTTACCGCCCTGAAAAGATTGCAATGGTGGCCACAATGGCTCCTACGCCTGCTAAGATTAAGGTTAATAGTTAATACCTGAAGAAATAAGCCCACGGCATTGGGAAGAGAATCTGGAGCTAAATCTTCTTTACCAGAGGCATGGAAAAGTTTTGACAAGCCTAATCCTGCAAGCCCAGCTACATAGTGACAATATTCCTCGTAATCATCAATTGTTTCAATCTGCAAGGCAGAATTAGTTGTAAGCAGAATCCAAGGAGACTGATGGGCCAGTGAAGCATCCAGAAACATTATAGAATGCTGGAAACAGTATCGATCTCGCATTGCACAGATTCTAGTTACCAATCACTAGAGGCTGAAAGCAGCAACCAAAACCTAACAAGTTTTGAAATCCTACAAAATAATGTCAGCCTTGATACATAGAAGATGACTAATAGAAAATGAAgatgtagtagttgttgttggCCAATAATGCTTCATTATATTCAAAGAAATTTCTCTCAGAAATGTTGTTAAGAGCCTGTAGGTAACTGATATACCAAATTACCAATAACAGATGTACTAGTAACTGATGGTATAGAAAAGCAGGAGCCCGTGTTAAGTGCTGGATGAGCAGCCAAATGGAGTTTCAGAGGATATGAATTATTAAGAGAGAAAAAGGGGCAACGGGATTCCTTGAAACATGAAAGCCTCAAAGAATGAGCCAGTCATTCTGATACAAGATGCAAACAAATGGGAACTTCATTCCGTTTCACAAAAGTCGTGATTATCTTGGTTGTAATATGACATACCTCCTTGTTTACAAATTTAGCCATTCCTTCACCCATCCTCATTGTAATATCCTCAATCACCTCCTGATAACtataaaattacatgaatataaTGTTTCATTCACAAAGTATTGGCATAACTTTAGGAACCCGACTCCTAAAGCATATAAAATGAGATAACGTATAGCATTGGTTAGAGATTCAAAACCACAACTATGAGTTCACATATGAAAGTCAAGTCAGTCTAAATATAAACATATACCGTCTTCCAGACTATATAAAAGAAGGATAAACTTGTAGCTGAAGTACATTAACATCCGTTCAAATCTATAGGGTGCCCGGGTATTCAGCCAACTTGATGTCGAGGAGACAGATGTCAAGAAGAGTCAAGAAACTACAAACATTAATCTTCTAATTATAGTCTAATATACCTCTAAGATGGTTAATATGCATCCttctcatgaaaaaaaaaacatatatgaaCCCTCTATTAATTAGAAGATTAATGCTCCTATTGGACCACAATTATTAGAAGTTTTCTATGACGAGTCTTTCTAAAATTAGCAGTACCACACGAGAAGAACTCACTTTTTTCCAAGCCCCAGAAAAGCAGAAGAAACATGATGGAATTGGTCCATGAGATCCTTGTAGGCATTTATACCACCTATCAAACAAAAAGCGGGATTAACCAAACAGAGACAAAACTAAAGAAAAAGTGATTGTGATTTTGATTTTGAAGCATTTCCATATCATAAAGGAGAATCTTTTATCAAAGTATAGAAATTAACAAATATGCTAGCTTGGAGTAGGGAAAATAAAGAAGTAGAAGAATTTAGACTACTCACATGAAAAATGCCATTCATGATCATAAATGTGACGATGAAAAGCTATGAGAATAGGTACTTTGACCTGTGTCGCTATGCTGGTATCATCCTCTGTCCAAAAGAACAATCACACATGAATAACAAACTGATGTATTCCAATTGAATGTTTGAAAAATAGCAAGCAGTGGTTTTACACACCAACAGTGTCAAGTGCTCGAAGAACCAAATAGAATACGCATACCTGAAAAGTGAAGATTACATGGCGATTACAACAAGTGAAGAAAATTGAACTCACAAATGTAAGGATGGGGGGTTCACAAACACAAAACAAGCTGGGAAGTGCGAACGAGGAATTAGTCTTACACAATATCTTCTATTGATAAAAGTTGATTAAATAAAACGGGAGCTGGTTTATAATAACAAAAAAATTAGAATTTTCAATTAAATAACTAACTAAAGTATACAAAGGAGTCCTAACCTCACTCCTAAGTCCTAACACACTCCTTCGAACTCTCAAAATTAAAGGCTCGCTCTTTTTCTTCGTTTATTATCTCCTCCTCTCgttcttcttttctctttttcttctgGCAAATCTATAATTTCAATGAGATGAGTGCACTTTTACCAAAAGGTCAATCTAAGATATAAATTTGACGAGTTTAACTTTTAATTATTATCATCGAACCCATTATGCTTTTGCAATTATAtgtacaaaattaaaaaaaaataagtagtAATCtttcacacatatatatatctatacgTTGTTTGCATACTAGTAGAATGGGGACTTTTATCTTTTCTTTTCAGCAATAGTTCCAACTCATGTTTTCCCTCTCCAGTTCTTACCATTGGAGCATCTTGCAATACCAAATTTACTCCCACAGGAAAAATCTTATTCATGCTTAATGATTTTTAAAGTTGGCGGGTTTCATTTAGACCACTATTGGAAGCATAGTATACTAAGCTATAACTGCAATTGCGGAGATTTTGCTACAAAATTCTCCAATGAAAAATAAACAGTGAGGATCATTGATCTTCAGTCTAAGATAATGGTGGGCTAGCTTAAATCTTAACAGCAATTATGTGAAATTTAAGAAATGTAATCTTTCAGGCAACATATTGAGAATATTCCA
Encoded here:
- the LOC132636310 gene encoding squalene synthase-like isoform X4 codes for the protein MAFFMWYKCLQGSHGPIPSCFFCFSGAWKKEVIEDITMRMGEGMAKFVNKEIETIDDYEEYCHYVAGLAGLGLSKLFHASGKEDLAPDSLPNAVGLFLQKTNIIRDYLEDINEVPKCRMYWPRQIWSKYVYKLEDLKLEENSVKAVQCLNDMVTNALSHVEDCLVCLSTLRDPAIFRSCAIPQDLKLEENSVKAVQCLNDMVTNALSHVEDCLVCVSTLRDPAIFRSCAIPQVMAIGTLAMCYENIKVFRGVVKMRRGLSAKVFDQTRTMADVYDAFSHFSCILKSKVDNNDPNATNTLKRIEAIMRTCSDSGTLYKRNKPNYIPTLAVVFFVIVAILLPYLSAKRT
- the LOC132636310 gene encoding squalene synthase-like isoform X1, which codes for MMGEIVRHPNELYPLMKLLVIAKRAEKETPSQPHLRYCYLMLRKISRSFSLVIQQLPLQLRDVVCVFYLVLRALDTVEDDTSIATQVKVPILIAFHRHIYDHEWHFSCGINAYKDLMDQFHHVSSAFLGLGKNYQEVIEDITMRMGEGMAKFVNKEIETIDDYEEYCHYVAGLAGLGLSKLFHASGKEDLAPDSLPNAVGLFLQKTNIIRDYLEDINEVPKCRMYWPRQIWSKYVYKLEDLKLEENSVKAVQCLNDMVTNALSHVEDCLVCLSTLRDPAIFRSCAIPQDLKLEENSVKAVQCLNDMVTNALSHVEDCLVCVSTLRDPAIFRSCAIPQVMAIGTLAMCYENIKVFRGVVKMRRGLSAKVFDQTRTMADVYDAFSHFSCILKSKVDNNDPNATNTLKRIEAIMRTCSDSGTLYKRNKPNYIPTLAVVFFVIVAILLPYLSAKRT
- the LOC132636310 gene encoding squalene synthase-like isoform X2, encoding MMGEIVRHPNELYPLMKLLVIAKRAEKETPSQPHLRYCYLMLRKISRSFSLVIQQLPLQLRDVVCVFYLVLRALDTVEDDTSIATQVKVPILIAFHRHIYDHEWHFSCGINAYKDLMDQFHHVSSAFLGLGKNYQEVIEDITMRMGEGMAKFVNKEIETIDDYEEYCHYVAGLAGLGLSKLFHASGKEDLAPDSLPNAVGLFLQKTNIIRDYLEDINEVPKCRMYWPRQIWSKYVYKLEDLKLEENSVKAVQCLNDMVTNALSHVEDCLVCLSTLRDPAIFRSCAIPQVMAIGTLAMCYENIKVFRGVVKMRRGLSAKVFDQTRTMADVYDAFSHFSCILKSKVDNNDPNATNTLKRIEAIMRTCSDSGTLYKRNKPNYIPTLAVVFFVIVAILLPYLSAKRT
- the LOC132636310 gene encoding squalene synthase-like isoform X5; translation: MAFFMWYKCLQGSHGPIPSCFFCFSGAWKKIETIDDYEEYCHYVAGLAGLGLSKLFHASGKEDLAPDSLPNAVGLFLQKTNIIRDYLEDINEVPKCRMYWPRQIWSKYVYKLEDLKLEENSVKAVQCLNDMVTNALSHVEDCLVCLSTLRDPAIFRSCAIPQDLKLEENSVKAVQCLNDMVTNALSHVEDCLVCVSTLRDPAIFRSCAIPQVMAIGTLAMCYENIKVFRGVVKMRRGLSAKVFDQTRTMADVYDAFSHFSCILKSKVDNNDPNATNTLKRIEAIMRTCSDSGTLYKRNKPNYIPTLAVVFFVIVAILLPYLSAKRT
- the LOC132636310 gene encoding squalene synthase-like isoform X3, producing MMGEIVRHPNELYPLMKLLVIAKRAEKETPSQPHLRYCYLMLRKISRSFSLVIQQLPLQLRDVVCVFYLVLRALDTVEDDTSIATQVKVPILIAFHRHIYDHEWHFSCGINAYKDLMDQFHHVSSAFLGLGKNYQEVIEDITMRMGEGMAKFVNKEIETIDDYEEYCHYVAGLAGLGLSKLFHASGKEDLAPDSLPNAVGLFLQKTNIIRDYLEDINEVPKCRMYWPRQIWSKYVYKLEDLKLEENSVKAVQCLNDMVTNALSHVEDCLVCLSTLRDPAIFRSCAIPQDLKLEENSVKAVQCLNDMVTNALSHVEDCLVCVSTLRDPAIFRSCAIPQFLILNRSWLLGHWQCATRISKSSEVL